The following proteins are co-located in the Hevea brasiliensis isolate MT/VB/25A 57/8 chromosome 11, ASM3005281v1, whole genome shotgun sequence genome:
- the LOC110643694 gene encoding protein DETOXIFICATION 40 isoform X1 — MMLSHSQPLLQSFRSGHEAVTSELEDILNDTRTSTFKRLRSASWVELKLLFQLAAPAVIVYLLNNVVSMSTQIFCGHLGTLQLAAVSLGNTGIQVFAYGLMLGMGSAVETLCGQAFGAHKHEMLGIYLQRSTLLLMATGIPLTLIYVFSKPILVLLGEPNEIAAAAAVFVYGLIPQIFAYAANFPIQKFLQSQSIIAPSAYISLVALGVHILFTWLAVFKWNWGLLGAAFILSLSWWLIVIAQFLYIVMSKKCRKTWAGFSVQAFFGLWGFFKLSAASAVMLCLETWYFQVLVLIAGLLENAEIALDSLSVCMTLSGWVYMISVGFNAAASVRVSNELGAGHPKSAAFSVIIVNLCSFIIAVVAAIIVMILRDYLSYAFTEGEEVAKAVSELTPYLAVTLILNGVQPVLSGVAVGCGWQAFVAYVNVGCYYLIGVPLGVLLGFKFNLGVQGIWSGMIGGTFLQTIILLWVTYRTDWNKEVENAQDRLNIWEDKKEPFLEDKREPLLEDKRDESEN; from the exons ATGATGCTCTCTCACTCTCAACCTCTGCTCCAGAGCTTCAGGTCTGGGCATGAGGCAGTCACCTCTGAGCTAGAAGACATACTAAATGATACTCGCACATCAACCTTTAAGAGGCTCAGATCAGCGTCCTGGGTTGAGCTTAAGTTGCTGTTTCAACTTGCAGCTCCAGCAGTGATCGTTTACTTGTTGAATAATGTGGTTTCTATGTCAACCCAGATCTTCTGTGGTCATCTTGGTACTCTTCAGCTTGCTGCTGTGTCCCTTGGCAATACTGGTATTCAAGTATTTGCTTATGGCCTTATG CTAGGCATGGGAAGTGCAGTGGAAACCCTTTGTGGGCAAGCATTTGGGGCGCACAAACACGAAATGCTAGGCATATATCTCCAAAGATCGACACTTCTCCTCATGGCAACTGGGATCCCTCTCACGCTGATCTATGTCTTTTCCAAACCCATCTTGGTCTTACTGGGTGAACCAAACGAAATAGCAGCTGCAGCTGCAGTTTTCGTCTATGGACTCATCCCTCAAATTTTCGCGTATGCCGCTAACTTTCCCATACAAAAATTTTTGCAATCACAAAGCATAATCGCCCCCAGTGCATACATATCACTCGTTGCACTTGGGGTGCACATCTTATTTACCTGGCTAGCAGTTTTCAAGTGGAACTGGGGCTTGTTAGGTGCAGCCTTCATCCTGAGTTTATCTTGGTGGTTAATTGTGATTGCCCAGTTTCTATACATTGTAATGAGCAAGAAGTGTAGGAAAACATGGGCTGGTTTTAGCGTGCAGGCATTCTTTGGTCTCTGGGGTTTCTTTAAGTTGTCAGCTGCATCAGCAGTGATGTTGTGCTTGGAGACCTGGTATTTTCAAGTGCTGGTGTTGATTGCGGGGTTGCTGGAAAATGCAGAGATTGCATTGGATTCTCTCTCAGTTTG CATGACATTATCCGGATGGGTGTACATGATTTCAGTTGGTTTCAATGCTGCTGCAAG CGTGAGAGTGAGCAACGAGCTAGGAGCAGGACATCCAAAATCAGCAGCATTTTCCGTGATAATTGTGAATCTATGCTCTTTCATTATCGCTGTAGTCGCAGCCATCATCGTGATGATATTGCGGGACTACCTTAGCTATGCTTTCACCGAAGGTGAAGAAGTTGCCAAAGCAGTCTCCGAGCTCACCCCCTACTTGGCTGTTACTCTCATTCTAAATGGTGTTCAGCCTGTTTTATCCG GTGTGGCTGTTGGATGTGGATGGCAAGCTTTTGTAGCATATGTGAACGTTGGATGTTATTACCTGATTGGTGTTCCATTAGGGGTACTTCTTGGATTTAAATTCAACCTTGGTGTACAG GGAATATGGTCAGGGATGATAGGTGGTACATTTTTACAGACTATTATTTTATTGTGGGTCACTTATCGAACAGACTGGAATAAAGAG GTGGAGAATGCACAGGATCGGTTGAACATATGGGAAGACAAAAAAGAGCCATTCTTGGAGGACAAAAGAGAGCCTCTCTTGGAGGATAAAAGAGATGAATCGGAGAATTAA
- the LOC110643694 gene encoding protein DETOXIFICATION 40 isoform X2, whose amino-acid sequence MMLSHSQPLLQSFRSGHEAVTSELEDILNDTRTSTFKRLRSASWVELKLLFQLAAPAVIVYLLNNVVSMSTQIFCGHLGTLQLAAVSLGNTGIQVFAYGLMLGMGSAVETLCGQAFGAHKHEMLGIYLQRSTLLLMATGIPLTLIYVFSKPILVLLGEPNEIAAAAAVFVYGLIPQIFAYAANFPIQKFLQSQSIIAPSAYISLVALGVHILFTWLAVFKWNWGLLGAAFILSLSWWLIVIAQFLYIVMSKKCRKTWAGFSVQAFFGLWGFFKLSAASAVMLCLETWYFQVLVLIAGLLENAEIALDSLSVCMTLSGWVYMISVGFNAAASVRVSNELGAGHPKSAAFSVIIVNLCSFIIAVVAAIIVMILRDYLSYAFTEGEEVAKAVSELTPYLAVTLILNGVQPVLSESKSQPIINTF is encoded by the exons ATGATGCTCTCTCACTCTCAACCTCTGCTCCAGAGCTTCAGGTCTGGGCATGAGGCAGTCACCTCTGAGCTAGAAGACATACTAAATGATACTCGCACATCAACCTTTAAGAGGCTCAGATCAGCGTCCTGGGTTGAGCTTAAGTTGCTGTTTCAACTTGCAGCTCCAGCAGTGATCGTTTACTTGTTGAATAATGTGGTTTCTATGTCAACCCAGATCTTCTGTGGTCATCTTGGTACTCTTCAGCTTGCTGCTGTGTCCCTTGGCAATACTGGTATTCAAGTATTTGCTTATGGCCTTATG CTAGGCATGGGAAGTGCAGTGGAAACCCTTTGTGGGCAAGCATTTGGGGCGCACAAACACGAAATGCTAGGCATATATCTCCAAAGATCGACACTTCTCCTCATGGCAACTGGGATCCCTCTCACGCTGATCTATGTCTTTTCCAAACCCATCTTGGTCTTACTGGGTGAACCAAACGAAATAGCAGCTGCAGCTGCAGTTTTCGTCTATGGACTCATCCCTCAAATTTTCGCGTATGCCGCTAACTTTCCCATACAAAAATTTTTGCAATCACAAAGCATAATCGCCCCCAGTGCATACATATCACTCGTTGCACTTGGGGTGCACATCTTATTTACCTGGCTAGCAGTTTTCAAGTGGAACTGGGGCTTGTTAGGTGCAGCCTTCATCCTGAGTTTATCTTGGTGGTTAATTGTGATTGCCCAGTTTCTATACATTGTAATGAGCAAGAAGTGTAGGAAAACATGGGCTGGTTTTAGCGTGCAGGCATTCTTTGGTCTCTGGGGTTTCTTTAAGTTGTCAGCTGCATCAGCAGTGATGTTGTGCTTGGAGACCTGGTATTTTCAAGTGCTGGTGTTGATTGCGGGGTTGCTGGAAAATGCAGAGATTGCATTGGATTCTCTCTCAGTTTG CATGACATTATCCGGATGGGTGTACATGATTTCAGTTGGTTTCAATGCTGCTGCAAG CGTGAGAGTGAGCAACGAGCTAGGAGCAGGACATCCAAAATCAGCAGCATTTTCCGTGATAATTGTGAATCTATGCTCTTTCATTATCGCTGTAGTCGCAGCCATCATCGTGATGATATTGCGGGACTACCTTAGCTATGCTTTCACCGAAGGTGAAGAAGTTGCCAAAGCAGTCTCCGAGCTCACCCCCTACTTGGCTGTTACTCTCATTCTAAATGGTGTTCAGCCTGTTTTATCCG AAAGCAAGAGCCAACCAATAATAAATACCTTTTGA